TGTAACAGAGGTGCCTCTGCTCTTATTTTGGCAAACCATACTCTCATGGCAAAACAATGACACTGACCTGCATGCCCACGCTGCGCACCATCTCGTGGGTGGAGGGCAGGTCACAGTCTGTGGCGAAGGCAGCAGCATGGCCTTTCTCCAGCTTGGTATGGTACAAGTCCTTGATGTCACCTGTCATTAGTGAATGTAAATACTGAAAATCCAGGCACCCATTTTATCTCAACTCCAGCTCAAAACTGGACTGAATGGCAAAGGACACATTTCTGTACCTTGCACAATGACATCGTCGTCTAAGTAGATCACCCTCTGGTGGCTGATATCAAGGAGCGGCAAGTAAAAGCGTACAAAGTTCAGCTGCAAAACAATCAAAACCGGGACTTTAGGGACAGTGACTGTGGTTAGGTTCTAATTAGTTCCTATGTGGGTGCTTGTGTGTACTCACTGGATGCAGCAGGTCTGGTCGGGAGGAGTCTGGTTTCACCTTCCCTTTCAGGACCATGGGGTTGAACTCTAGAATCTTATACTTGATTCCCTTCAGCTTGGTCTTCTCTATGTACTGTCTATGAAAACACACATGAATATAATGACCGTTCAACTCACTCAGTTATTTCTCAGTTATCCTTTTCTAAGCCTTTATTGAAACAATTCAGATAATCAATTAAAACATCCTGGGTTGGAACTAGGAACTGAAATTGCTACATATCAAGCAGTGACACAGTGGAAGGGGAGGGATTAGTGTGAAATACCTTGCCAGCTTGATGGCATCACGAAGAGTGACAATATAGAAGAACACGCTGGCATCTGTGTTGCTATAGATGCTGTTGATGGTTGCCATGGCACCGCCCATTCGTTCCTCCGCAGCACAGATGACCACTGGGATGTCATCCCCTCCCTCCGCTGCCTTCTCTACAGGAACTTTGGGCGCACGCTCTGGGTCCTTCCTGGTTTCTGTGAGGGAAGTTCAACCAGTTTGAGCTTGGTCAagtttgacctagatagtttgtttatgcattgatatgtaggctatgtgtgcctttaaaaaaaatgtatgtagttgtgttcttgtctaatgatgttctgtattgtgtttcatgttttgtgtggacccaaggaagactagctgctgcttttgtaacagctaatggggatcctaataaaataccaacattagaaatctatttttttttatctattCAACTATTTCAATTTCAATGTAATTTGCCCCCTAAAAGCTATACCGTAAGCGGCAAAGGAAATGCATATTTTTCAATCAACAGGCCTTCATAGCCTCATGCCAACTGTTATTCTTGGCGGTCCTGCCAAGTCCTAGTTTCCTTCTCTTGCCGTGGCATGCACCTGGCTCTCAGGTCCGCGTGTCTTTAGAGTGGGACCTGTTAAAGAAGCTGGGGGGAATTACCTGTGCGTTTGAGTTTGGGCCGAGACGGGCCTCTGAACAGCTTACTGTGCAGGAGTAGACACACTATGAGAACCAGCATCATGAGCAGGATATGGTTTACTgtgacacagcagagagagaaagggaccaTTCAATAAAGTCAGATGCAAGGGAACTGAAGCAGAAGTCCTTCCAAACTGGATCAGTTCAACTTAAGCACAGTTTTAACTAGAATACTGTCACCTCATATCCAATCATGGCAGATCACATAGTACTGAGATACTCACATGGCTCTCATCTGTACCCTATCAAAACCTCACATTTTTTACGACTTATCCTCTAGGTGGTACGACTAATTCTAACTAATAAAATAGTTACACTTGTCCTTCTCTTCCTATCCACACACCTCAACCATGTGTCAGCTGTAGTCAACCTGAGTGGCATCAATCTTGTGCTGACACATTCACCCCTGGATTACCTAAACTGTCTGCCTCAACAATAACTAAATAGTCATTAAAATATTGCTTCACTTCTGGAAAATGTAAAGAACCAGGCTGCCAGCTGAACTCTGTGCCAAATATCAACTGTTTGTGTTTGAGTAAAGGCATCTGTTAACTTTATAAGTAAAGTATAGACTGTAGAAAATAAGGGTGTAGAACAAGGCACAACTGTTGTGCACACTAATTAAACATCCTTTAATGGTTGCATCGTGTATTGAATGTGAACAACAGAGGACTGAGATGATGAAATGGGACTCTTTTACGGGCTCACTTTCCTGGTTACCTCATCAGTGTTGAGGAACAGTTTGGGattggcaacacacacacacacagagagagagtctcaaACATAATTTATGGAGGTGTTGGAAGCGTTCCATCTCAGCTGAGGCAAAGTATTCTCCAGAGGAATCTGGGGGGGGGTTGTGCTTTACCATGGCTACACTGATCCCTGCTTACAGCCACCACGATTACAAGTGTGGAGCAAAGCCCAGTATTTACATGCAACAATGTTTTATTACTCATTTAATATATATGAAAAAAGGAATGATGTCAAAACGTGTATTACAACATCCTGTGGTCACTCACT
This Oncorhynchus clarkii lewisi isolate Uvic-CL-2024 chromosome 21, UVic_Ocla_1.0, whole genome shotgun sequence DNA region includes the following protein-coding sequences:
- the LOC139378599 gene encoding glycosyltransferase 8 domain-containing protein 2; its protein translation is MALLRKINHILLMMLVLIVCLLLHSKLFRGPSRPKLKRTETRKDPERAPKVPVEKAAEGGDDIPVVICAAEERMGGAMATINSIYSNTDASVFFYIVTLRDAIKLARQYIEKTKLKGIKYKILEFNPMVLKGKVKPDSSRPDLLHPLNFVRFYLPLLDISHQRVIYLDDDVIVQGDIKDLYHTKLEKGHAAAFATDCDLPSTHEMVRSVGMQTTYMGFLDYRKQEVRDLGINPSDCSFNPGVFVADIGEWKKQKITKQLENWMQENLKKNIYSSAMAGGVATPPMLIVFHDKYTIIDPLWHVRHLGWSPDARYPETFLQGAHLLHWNGRFKPWDYPCVHLDLWEKWFIPDPTGKFLLVRPEGKI